TTCTCCTTGCCCAGATCCTGTTGGGCCGACTCGTCCTCTACCACGTACACTTCCTCCTGAAAAGGAAAGGGGATTTTATTTGATAACCATAGCAAACAGAAAGTTGGTGGTTGATTAGGTAGGTATAATATTCACATTACATTTCTTATAAGGTCTATTAAAGGGGATTGTAAGGTAAGGAAAAAGGTAATCTAAAATAAGGGTAAGACTTAGGTGTGTTTACTTATTTCTTTGAAGGGGAAATTTTCCCATAACATGCTATGAAGTTACTGCTCTATTATCTTATCGCCTGACTTAGATGTTAACATGAAAGTAATATTTTGGGACCTGAACTTTAGGGTCACTGATCAGCTTAAGTTTTTGATTGATACACAAATACACGGAGCTATAAATAATATCTAAGACGAGTAAAAGTTAAGAAACaacataaacaataaatatatgcGCACAATTCTAGATAAAACTGGATATATCTAAAAGCCTTTAAAATCAGCTTTGTACTTGAATTCTTGGAACAGCCATAAATTGAGGTGTGAGATATATGcctaattttattaatttctatATGCGCtgtggaaaaattaaaaatataccaaTAGATTAGACGCGCCTTCTTTTCGAGTGCTATCACCGCCAAACATTCTcccacaaacaaaaatagtccaacacaaacaaacgcccgaaatgtttttgtttatgggCGCGATGGGGGAATGGGGCGATGTAGTGTCTTTGCTGCTAGGCAACACCTCTAGTTGAGCACCGAATGTGATTCTAGATAAGATTAGGGCAGAGGCGCACACTTGTGGCCAGATAAAACTCACAATCTCCGGCGTCGATTCGGGGAGGCGGGGTGCGTCCGCATGGGCTTCCGGATTAGTGGATTCGTTGCTCTCCGAGGGGGTGTCCAGGTCGGGCATGTGGTCCTCCAGTTTGAGGCACCCCATGTCGATGTCGTGCAGCAGCTTCTCAAAATTGCGCAAGGACTCTTCGCACATGCGTTGAAAGTCGTGGAACTTTTGCACCATCTGATAGCAGCACTCGCAGATGCTTTGCAACACCAACTGGGGTGGTAAATCCTTGCCCGGATCCCCGCCAGTGCAGCCGTAGTACTTGCTGGCCAGGTCCTTTTCGCTGTCCAGATTGTGGCTGGCATCCTGCGGACCCAGGAGCACCAGACAGGCTCGACATATCAGCGTCTTGGCCACATTGCGTCCTTCCATGGCAAAGGTGGTGGTGGAATCGGCGACCATGCGACCCGCGCACAAACTCAGCTTCGAGTCAAACATCGTTGATGGCGTTGATGGCGACTCTCCCTCCACTCAACCGGCATGGAGCAAATTGAACTCAATTGTCGCAATTTACGGCGGCAGTGCGGCAGTCGGGCGTCCAGCGGCTAACCCCTCGATGGCAGTAATGCCAGCGGAGAGCAGACACCAGACACCACGATTCCATTTCCGGGGCTTTCGAATTGCGGGACATTAAAAGCTGCTGCCGAAAAGCTGTGTGGGATCAGCCCCAAAAGCTTGGCGACTGCATGCCCCCAACTATTTGAATCCAAAAGCTATCCTGCATAGCAGTACTGCCCTtagaaattatacaaattctttaattatttacttatttcgGGATGAACAATATTTCCTTTAATATGCATCGCTATTTTAGTgatccaaataaatatattaatttttactttaataaaatgaaaatctcTGTTTAAAAGACTTATGTTTTACTTGTGCATATAGCACAAAGTATTTAAAGAGTAAATTAGGCAATATTTAAGTGATTCTGCTTATAATTTGTCAAGTGATTTAGACAATCGTTCCACATAAGTAAATggttaaaaaagaaaagttctGACgagttaaaataataatatatggTATATCTTATCACTAGAAATAATTACTACTGAGTTTGTAGTAATACGCTTTGTTCAACTTgcttacaaaataatttcttcATCTACAAGCTATTTCCGGTGGCCGTTGAGCCCAATGTCACGGAAGTGGCCACCGAAGAAAGTGTTTCCATGGACACATTGAACTTCTGCTTGAATGCCTGCATCGTGTCCAGGTGATAGATCTTCTGGGTTCCGTTACAGGGCCTCTGATCGATGGCCACGGCATAGAGATTGACATCGCCACTGTTTGCCAGCAGAGTGGACATGTAGTGCGGCAAGTAGACGCGCTGCAGCTCCGGGGATTCCGAAGTCTGCGAGGCATTGTCCCCGTTAGACATTTCCTTGCTGAAAGACCGATGCAAGCGGACAATCTGCACGCTTTGGTAGTGGGCAATGAATAAGAATGGCTCGCGGTAAACAAATCCAGTGGGTGCATAGACCCAGTTCACATCGTAGGGCCTGGATCGGCAGCCAAACTCATCCACAAAGACTCCATATTCGGCAAAGCAGAGCAGGTACTCCTGTCGAGAAATGCGTACAGCCATAAGAGGCTGACACTTGGAAGTGCTCTCCATTGACTTGTCGGACAGGTCCACAAACTCCTCAGCCGCGTAGTTATCCAAATCGATCTCGTAAAACTTATCCGAGCTAACGATAGCTGAGTGACGCGTAAAGAATATGGAAGTGACCGGAGTGGCCGTGTCCAAGGCTCGAACTGGCTTAAACATGTGCAGCTTAAGGTCGTACTTCAAGATGACAATCCTGGTGGACGTGGCTGCAATGGCCACCGAATCCAATGCGTTCTCGGCCTCATCGGAAATCAGCACCAGCTTCCATTTCTCCGAAGGCGTGCGATTGGCAAAGGGCAGTTCAATGGCAGAGGTCTCCAGCACAGGCTTATGACACGAACTGGAGCTCTGGCAACGTGATTCCAGCTGCCGGTAGTCGCATTGGTAGAGTTTCTCGCCCACCGTGCCCACCATGACAGCCTTCGCCAGGCGCTTGCAGATGGACATGCAGCTCACCGACTCGAGGCCAGAAATGTGCACCAGTCGCTGCGAGTCCAAGTGATACGCATACAATCCCGTGTTACAGCCCAAAAGAAGTATTTGCTGCTCCGCCACTTCAAAGGCGCAGTTCACTTCGATCTCCTTTCGCGCCTGATCCTCTGGACCATCCGAACTGTAGACCAGCGATCCAATGTACTCGCCGCCGTTGGTTGTACCACCCGCAACATCTATGCTATTTAAGGTTAAGCTGGAGACAGATTGAACACTGCTAAGATCATCGGCTGATGGTGCAGTCGGCTTGGTGCCGCACTGCCCCTGAACGTTGGAGCGACACTTGCGATGCGTCACATCCTTGCACTCTTTGCATTTCCAGAAGGGTGAACCGGCAACGACGGGCTGTCCGCAAACTACACAATTAGCTGCATCTACTTTGGACTCCTGCAGGGCCAGCTCGAAACGATGATGAGCCTGCTGGTCCTCACTAGTCACTTTGGTTGGTTTCTCCGTGGTCTTCAACTCCACCTGGCTGGTGGTGCGCTTCAAGGACTGCTGCTTCTGTGGGGAACGTGGCAAGGCTGCAATGCTTACTGGTCTCTGTTTGGGTGCATCGCAGTCGCCATTCACAGCTGCCGACTTACGGGGAGAGCGCAAGGTCGCAGTTCCTAAAAgaaatgtacaaatatttgtaagaattattaaatgaaTCAATTGAAATCTAAAGAAAGCTTACCATTCAACATAGCCAGCTGCTCCTTCAGCAAGCTGTTCATCTTCTGTTCACGCTTTAGTTCCTCCTTTAGCGCCCGATACAGAATAGAGGATTCCACATCATTGGGTGACACGTTCTCCTTATTTGTGTGGCTGGAACCGAAGAGCTTGTCCGCCAAAGTCTTTTTCTTCTTGGAAGACAGGTCCTCTACTTTAAGCTAATAGAAAAACGTATTTAGTGTCATAGAATATtctctaaaaatatatatttactttaccTGAAGGTAGTCAATCAGCTTTTTGTGCTGGGCAAGAGtggcatttgatttgatgtCCCGCTGCACATAGAATTGCTCCTTCTCGGCCAAAGTGTCCTGAAGGGAATCGATCTCCGCGTGCAAGCTGGCTTGTGCAGACTCCAAGTTGCTTATCTCCGCCTGGAGATTGgccacctcctccttcttgTGGAACAGCTCGCTGAGAATTCTAGCATTTTCTTCTTTCAGGCTAACCATTTCGCGATTCGAGTCCGCAGTTTGGGCTTCGTAGtttgcattttggccatcCAAATGCTCAGCTCTCTCTTGGGTGGCAAACAGCGCATTTGTCTGCTCCACTAACTGATCCTGCTGCGCCACCAACTTCTTTTGCTGCTCCTTCAGGTTTAGGCGAAGTTCCTCGATTTCCGATGCCAGAACTTGAGCGCGCTGCTCCGCCAAACGCTTTTCGGACTCCAACGCAGACAGTTGCTTTCGCAATTCTGATAATTGATCGTTGCGCTCCCTCAATTTCTCATGAAGGGTATCAAGTTGAGATTTCTGCGATTTATTTCGATCCTGCTCCGATTTCAACATGGTTTCAACTTCAGTCAGCTGGCTGTCGGTAATGCTACAAGCGTACTTCAACCTCTGGAAGTTATCAGTGAGCTGTTTAAGCTCCTTCTGTAAGGTTAGACTAGAGTCGTTGGCTTTTCTACTCTTTTCGCGCTCCTCCTGCAATTCCCGCATCGTATTCTTCTGTTCCAACGTTAGCCCATCGAATCGGGTCTGGACTTGCCTTAGTTTCTGACGCAGTTCAGTCTCCTGTTGTTCCAGTTTGTGCACATTGGCCAGGTGCTCGATTATCTCCGACTTGCACTTCATGCGCTCTTGCTCGGCCTTTTCCCATTGGCGGTGCTCCTTGAGGACATCCCTTTTGGCGGCCGCCAGCTCCTGCTTCAGCTCCTCGATGCGAGATTCCCGCTGGCGAGTTTCCTCCTGGGACGTCTTAAGCATTCTCTGTGATTCATCGCCTGCGTTTTGCACCTTTTTGATGCGATCCTCGGTGAGTTCCATGCGCCGTGCCAGTAACTTCTTCTCGGACAAAGCTTCCTCGAGCTGTTTCTCCACCTTCCAAAGTGAAAGATTGGCTGTACGCGCTGCCTGACGTTCCACAATCATCTGCTCCCGCACTGCCGCCAATTTATCCTCCAGCTTCTCGTTCTGCCGCTCGAGCATATCACCAACGGTTTCGCCTTCTTGCTTACGCGATGAGTGGGATTTCGTGGGTGAAAGACTCTGCTCGTTAAAGCGCTCCAGCATTTGTTCCAGTTTAGTGACCAGTGTCTGGAGTTGATCGGCGCGTCCCTTCTGATGATTTTCACTCTCTTTGGCGGCTATCAAGTCGGCGCGAAGTTGGTCTTCGATGGCATTCAGTTCGGTCAAAGATCCAGGCGCAGTTTCGTAAGGAGAAACGTGGCTGGCTAGTGAGGATTCAGCTAGCTGACAGCGGCATTCGGCAAGCTAgatgaaatgaatatattcCATATTAGATTACATATCTTTGGGATATAATGAATATGGTTCTTATTATATTCATTCATTACATTTAAAGCTGTATGTTTAATTAGCAATCATTAAGATTTTTAAACTGACTTTCACTTTgacacaaaatgaaaacaaacagcaaacagtCACAGCCTACTTACTTGACTTTCTAAAATTCTATTTGTGGCACAATATTGCATAGAATTAAACAGTATTAGGATTAATAACAACCTACCTGCAATTCCCTCTCGAGTCGATGGCACTCTGCTCTTACTTCCTGAGTTTCATTTTCCTTCAATTGCAGCTTCGTCTCCAGTTTGACCTTTTCCGCATGAAGCTCATTATTGGAGGCGATCTCATGGTTCAGACGCCGCAATATATCCTCGATGTTACGCTCGGTAGCGTTCTTCGCTTCCTGGGTTGACTTGCTGGAGGAAATAGACTCATCCAGCTCGGTGCGGATTTCCTTTATCTCCATTGTCATGCGGCGGTGTGTATCTTGCGAGTCGCGAACCTTTTTCCGGAGATC
This genomic interval from Drosophila teissieri strain GT53w chromosome 3L, Prin_Dtei_1.1, whole genome shotgun sequence contains the following:
- the LOC122618165 gene encoding citron Rho-interacting kinase isoform X1, which produces MPHKLEPISVRTARLNNLILGKGAGVCAKPAGSAAGSGIHTPTRRSIIPVSTTSAAVAEAICREGLLDAFCLLYNECDKDTLKKRDRNIAEFVNKFRPIIEETRKLRVNADDFLIKTLIGQGYFGNVHLVVERQTNDIYAMKKIKKSVVTTSQVKEERDIMSIRNSEWLINLQYAFQDNDNLYLVMEYMPGGDLLSLMSRHGPFDEDLARFYLAELTVALHTLHEMGYVHRDIKPENILIDRFGHIKLADFGNAAALDRDGHVLSLSPVGTPDYIAPELLQTISTYKLSKSLHDVSRTVSCDYWSMGIIGYELICETTPFHEDNVHETYSKILSHCEESHLKELISFPADLKVSVNYRHLIESLVTNPSKRLSYERIKDHPFFSEVPWGSIRSQVPPIIPTVRSDDDTSNFEDGIRHKTRREQGVAKKSLTTNMKSNDFSGKDLPFIGYSFVHMEKSAISATTDEKLQEKLKELLQKLKTRENEISMLKQDLLRAQQSLRKTDNKSQVVADAKMEIKKLQQIIKEKTMELTTCKTQIKTLQSSAKIDEEMWSKKESTITDLLRLNRQKYEEAKIASEQRYEKQLADKKQELASTLQKLDARELEFNAKFEECKHLSMKLQNYKDMLQQIKEQNLKFETNHEEQKRQMAESYEQKLADLRKKVRDSQDTHRRMTMEIKEIRTELDESISSSKSTQEAKNATERNIEDILRRLNHEIASNNELHAEKVKLETKLQLKENETQEVRAECHRLERELQLAECRCQLAESSLASHVSPYETAPGSLTELNAIEDQLRADLIAAKESENHQKGRADQLQTLVTKLEQMLERFNEQSLSPTKSHSSRKQEGETVGDMLERQNEKLEDKLAAVREQMIVERQAARTANLSLWKVEKQLEEALSEKKLLARRMELTEDRIKKVQNAGDESQRMLKTSQEETRQRESRIEELKQELAAAKRDVLKEHRQWEKAEQERMKCKSEIIEHLANVHKLEQQETELRQKLRQVQTRFDGLTLEQKNTMRELQEEREKSRKANDSSLTLQKELKQLTDNFQRLKYACSITDSQLTEVETMLKSEQDRNKSQKSQLDTLHEKLRERNDQLSELRKQLSALESEKRLAEQRAQVLASEIEELRLNLKEQQKKLVAQQDQLVEQTNALFATQERAEHLDGQNANYEAQTADSNREMVSLKEENARILSELFHKKEEVANLQAEISNLESAQASLHAEIDSLQDTLAEKEQFYVQRDIKSNATLAQHKKLIDYLQLKVEDLSSKKKKTLADKLFGSSHTNKENVSPNDVESSILYRALKEELKREQKMNSLLKEQLAMLNGTATLRSPRKSAAVNGDCDAPKQRPVSIAALPRSPQKQQSLKRTTSQVELKTTEKPTKVTSEDQQAHHRFELALQESKVDAANCVVCGQPVVAGSPFWKCKECKDVTHRKCRSNVQGQCGTKPTAPSADDLSSVQSVSSLTLNSIDVAGGTTNGGEYIGSLVYSSDGPEDQARKEIEVNCAFEVAEQQILLLGCNTGLYAYHLDSQRLVHISGLESVSCMSICKRLAKAVMVGTVGEKLYQCDYRQLESRCQSSSSCHKPVLETSAIELPFANRTPSEKWKLVLISDEAENALDSVAIAATSTRIVILKYDLKLHMFKPVRALDTATPVTSIFFTRHSAIVSSDKFYEIDLDNYAAEEFVDLSDKSMESTSKCQPLMAVRISRQEYLLCFAEYGVFVDEFGCRSRPYDVNWVYAPTGFVYREPFLFIAHYQSVQIVRLHRSFSKEMSNGDNASQTSESPELQRVYLPHYMSTLLANSGDVNLYAVAIDQRPCNGTQKIYHLDTMQAFKQKFNVSMETLSSVATSVTLGSTATGNSL
- the LOC122618165 gene encoding citron rho-interacting kinase isoform X3 yields the protein MLERFNEQSLSPTKSHSSRKQEGETVGDMLERQNEKLEDKLAAVREQMIVERQAARTANLSLWKVEKQLEEALSEKKLLARRMELTEDRIKKVQNAGDESQRMLKTSQEETRQRESRIEELKQELAAAKRDVLKEHRQWEKAEQERMKCKSEIIEHLANVHKLEQQETELRQKLRQVQTRFDGLTLEQKNTMRELQEEREKSRKANDSSLTLQKELKQLTDNFQRLKYACSITDSQLTEVETMLKSEQDRNKSQKSQLDTLHEKLRERNDQLSELRKQLSALESEKRLAEQRAQVLASEIEELRLNLKEQQKKLVAQQDQLVEQTNALFATQERAEHLDGQNANYEAQTADSNREMVSLKEENARILSELFHKKEEVANLQAEISNLESAQASLHAEIDSLQDTLAEKEQFYVQRDIKSNATLAQHKKLIDYLQLKVEDLSSKKKKTLADKLFGSSHTNKENVSPNDVESSILYRALKEELKREQKMNSLLKEQLAMLNGTATLRSPRKSAAVNGDCDAPKQRPVSIAALPRSPQKQQSLKRTTSQVELKTTEKPTKVTSEDQQAHHRFELALQESKVDAANCVVCGQPVVAGSPFWKCKECKDVTHRKCRSNVQGQCGTKPTAPSADDLSSVQSVSSLTLNSIDVAGGTTNGGEYIGSLVYSSDGPEDQARKEIEVNCAFEVAEQQILLLGCNTGLYAYHLDSQRLVHISGLESVSCMSICKRLAKAVMVGTVGEKLYQCDYRQLESRCQSSSSCHKPVLETSAIELPFANRTPSEKWKLVLISDEAENALDSVAIAATSTRIVILKYDLKLHMFKPVRALDTATPVTSIFFTRHSAIVSSDKFYEIDLDNYAAEEFVDLSDKSMESTSKCQPLMAVRISRQEYLLCFAEYGVFVDEFGCRSRPYDVNWVYAPTGFVYREPFLFIAHYQSVQIVRLHRSFSKEMSNGDNASQTSESPELQRVYLPHYMSTLLANSGDVNLYAVAIDQRPCNGTQKIYHLDTMQAFKQKFNVSMETLSSVATSVTLGSTATGNSL
- the LOC122618165 gene encoding citron Rho-interacting kinase isoform X2 — encoded protein: MPHKLEPISVRTARLNNLILGKGAGVCAKPAGSAAGSGIHTPTRRSIIPVSTTSAAVAEAICREGLLDAFCLLYNECDKDTLKKRDRNIAEFVNKFRPIIEETRKLRVNADDFLIKTLIGQGYFGNVHLVVERQTNDIYAMKKIKKSVVTTSQVKEERDIMSIRNSEWLINLQYAFQDNDNLYLVMEYMPGGDLLSLMSRHGPFDEDLARFYLAELTVALHTLHEMGYVHRDIKPENILIDRFGHIKLADFGNAAALDRDGHVLSLSPVGTPDYIAPELLQTISTYKLSKSLHDVSCDYWSMGIIGYELICETTPFHEDNVHETYSKILSHCEESHLKELISFPADLKVSVNYRHLIESLVTNPSKRLSYERIKDHPFFSEVPWGSIRSQVPPIIPTVRSDDDTSNFEDGIRHKTRREQGVAKKSLTTNMKSNDFSGKDLPFIGYSFVHMEKSAISATTDEKLQEKLKELLQKLKTRENEISMLKQDLLRAQQSLRKTDNKSQVVADAKMEIKKLQQIIKEKTMELTTCKTQIKTLQSSAKIDEEMWSKKESTITDLLRLNRQKYEEAKIASEQRYEKQLADKKQELASTLQKLDARELEFNAKFEECKHLSMKLQNYKDMLQQIKEQNLKFETNHEEQKRQMAESYEQKLADLRKKVRDSQDTHRRMTMEIKEIRTELDESISSSKSTQEAKNATERNIEDILRRLNHEIASNNELHAEKVKLETKLQLKENETQEVRAECHRLERELQLAECRCQLAESSLASHVSPYETAPGSLTELNAIEDQLRADLIAAKESENHQKGRADQLQTLVTKLEQMLERFNEQSLSPTKSHSSRKQEGETVGDMLERQNEKLEDKLAAVREQMIVERQAARTANLSLWKVEKQLEEALSEKKLLARRMELTEDRIKKVQNAGDESQRMLKTSQEETRQRESRIEELKQELAAAKRDVLKEHRQWEKAEQERMKCKSEIIEHLANVHKLEQQETELRQKLRQVQTRFDGLTLEQKNTMRELQEEREKSRKANDSSLTLQKELKQLTDNFQRLKYACSITDSQLTEVETMLKSEQDRNKSQKSQLDTLHEKLRERNDQLSELRKQLSALESEKRLAEQRAQVLASEIEELRLNLKEQQKKLVAQQDQLVEQTNALFATQERAEHLDGQNANYEAQTADSNREMVSLKEENARILSELFHKKEEVANLQAEISNLESAQASLHAEIDSLQDTLAEKEQFYVQRDIKSNATLAQHKKLIDYLQLKVEDLSSKKKKTLADKLFGSSHTNKENVSPNDVESSILYRALKEELKREQKMNSLLKEQLAMLNGTATLRSPRKSAAVNGDCDAPKQRPVSIAALPRSPQKQQSLKRTTSQVELKTTEKPTKVTSEDQQAHHRFELALQESKVDAANCVVCGQPVVAGSPFWKCKECKDVTHRKCRSNVQGQCGTKPTAPSADDLSSVQSVSSLTLNSIDVAGGTTNGGEYIGSLVYSSDGPEDQARKEIEVNCAFEVAEQQILLLGCNTGLYAYHLDSQRLVHISGLESVSCMSICKRLAKAVMVGTVGEKLYQCDYRQLESRCQSSSSCHKPVLETSAIELPFANRTPSEKWKLVLISDEAENALDSVAIAATSTRIVILKYDLKLHMFKPVRALDTATPVTSIFFTRHSAIVSSDKFYEIDLDNYAAEEFVDLSDKSMESTSKCQPLMAVRISRQEYLLCFAEYGVFVDEFGCRSRPYDVNWVYAPTGFVYREPFLFIAHYQSVQIVRLHRSFSKEMSNGDNASQTSESPELQRVYLPHYMSTLLANSGDVNLYAVAIDQRPCNGTQKIYHLDTMQAFKQKFNVSMETLSSVATSVTLGSTATGNSL